A DNA window from Drosophila pseudoobscura strain MV-25-SWS-2005 chromosome 2, UCI_Dpse_MV25, whole genome shotgun sequence contains the following coding sequences:
- the eIF4G2 gene encoding eukaryotic translation initiation factor 4G, with product MVHQELNSTESLDGGAGGGGGGGVGADGSGTQPGLAKEQQQQRPKSANKQSTATPTSIANDVAKAAALAGTRITILTRSDSVLSSGPETGQTQQQQQQPPPAQKPTKSIASTAAPIPAAAAALVEPFISSNEKSMQQRAQRQSSSTTSSGTSSSAASTPTHQPKQTQQQRQQQHNNAGGRAPVAFTQPSTRMSPAVVLLTGATTTNTTSKKNRKVMKRAKEMEKKKLIKPSPSSSTNYSSDQSQGSSGIYNNISCSMEKAEAGAEANSTSNNSDASPPRPVAEEGTPAAVSAGELSAETAKRAEAAAAAAAAAVEEKAQPTTDKLSASSSSNSSVSSSLSDKPHHVQPKEETPQIGHNNNNDEKDDFAVNEKQSSALEPEKKEQNVAETKAEQHHIPIDEIVSKFLLRDSPSTTDIHGVMTPQLEFLNSSGSTCGEDDICRPAPCSVWPTKSEESVAVADLKFGDFQEDSRENETETGIGFICSSTWSSSTVTEPSEDPRDEVSSQSSQISVPNAASAASTTTTTTPTLASSSSTSFSTDYVDCAPKQSTTTTDISTTASSISAGRTSSSTSSSKKSSPVHNRRKNSGSPKPKGGAKKQQEQALPPGSPSISPTPAAATATPATTVKFIRYSMDELRKLCELADSRKAPLVPCHKGDCISQLFVPRLIIHPHAHVQHHNHQQQHASQYQHINFNESLDFVPGKRGRGHGGSNKKHHDGGHQQMGSGSGSGNMGGPGAGSGGSSGSNQRHMDIIRVQLSLKEEIKLSECENAWQPEPLRRKAPAAASGGGGASEEDGDIDGVLKKVRGILNKLTPDNFDVLLKEMSSIKMDSESKMTNVMLLIFEKTISEPNFAPTYARFCKVLFHEIKAENKSLFTSSLITRIQHEFESNVNDANAKTKKLQPTMDKMNQSTDTARKAELRAEMEDLEYQFRRRAWGTVRFIGELYKLQSLTSDRVLHCVESLLEHGCEEKLEYMCKLLTTVGHLLESTLPDQYQLRDRNEKIFRRIQDIVNRSRATSNRQPQFKISSRVRFMMQDVLDLRVRNWDQPVTPQQLSGRQRHKHDDSKDQQQQHGGRVSMGPQSGGHYQQQKQHQHGGAHGHDSGNYFLQKSHNKQQQDNQALSIDPNKLRFSSSNANDDSSAKLGNSSQYQWRSVSNRPVSATPSSGQPTSLLKRATSGGQNFTYSPYQQQPASAGAPTQPGNRNSSQEPSHIHATLDGKQCQEMISKLVEEALNERNWQPEVLGMWRSLQAKYHAAVVHYLLMDYLHRATVKRQERLACANVFAFLMTKEAIDKATFAQGYAKFAEDLPDLLVDVPNGMGYVFEFLGPIMHAGRLELKDIWHRRWQEDFYVTERFVFAFVNYFVREFGAGYIRKLWHSELKLDRGQMFWGDCRKHRDFVKSNKFYFLDSSQGQTGGQRVKLTPLQRSPEDHVGRIRYLLGQSGDMAIDYINTNVGVSADFVRELTRFLCCDFALTVIATTNNNKAAGKSGSSPKPLQLNAECFRSRCTPLLRLCIDAQEPLEIACIDATVDSLQEHFMAELEDEMAAYDTICNAFSVLYDSEVIPKESFDKWYKLEIEHSSSYRRPFIDNLRGFIGDL from the exons ATGGTCCATCAGGAGTTGAATTCAACAGAGAGCCTAGACGGAGgcgctggaggaggaggaggcggaggcgtaGGCGCAGACGGCTCTGGCACACAGCCTGGACTggccaaggagcagcagcagcagcgtcccAAGTCGGCCAACAAGCAAA GCACCGCCACGCCCACATCTATAGCGAATGACGTGGCCAAGGCAGCCGCCTTAGCAGGAACGCGCATCACCATCCTGACCAGAAGCGATTCGGTGCTTTCTTCAGGACCGGAGACAGGAcagacacagcagcagcagcagcagccgccgcctgcACAGAAGCCCACAAAATCCATTGCATCCACCGCAGCTCCGATtccagctgcagcggcagcattgGTCGAGCCTTTTATTTCATCCAACGAAAAGTCGATGCAGCAGCGTGCGCAGCGGCAGTCGTCGAGCACCACGAGTTCAGGGACATCCTCGTCGGCCGCCTCCACGCCCACGCATCAACCGAAACAGACGcagcaacagaggcagcagcaacataaTAACGCTGGAGGAAGAGCCCCAGTGGCATTCACACAGCCTTCAACGCGCATGTCGCCGGCTGTGGTGCTGCTTACGGGCGCCACGACCACCAACACGACAAGCAAAAAGAATCGCAAGGTTATGAAGCGTGCAAAAGAGATGGAAAAGAAGAAACTGATCAAACCGTCGCCATCATCGTCCACAAACTACAGCAGTGATCAGAGCCagggcagcagcggcatctaCAACAACATTAGCTGTAGCATGGAGAAAGCAGAGGCTGGCGCAGAAGCCAATAGCACGAGCAATAACTCTGATGCTTCTCCTCCAAGaccagtggcagaagaaggaACACCAGCGGCAGTATCAGCAGGAGAACTGTCTGCAGAGACAGCCAAAAGGGcagaggcggcagcggcagcagcagctgcagctgttgaAGAGAAGGCGCAACCGACGACTGATAAGCTTAGTGCATCATCTAGTAGTAATTCTAGCGTAAGTTCTAGTCTAAGTGACAAGCCACACCACGTGCAACCCAAAGAGGAGACGCCACAGATtggccacaacaacaacaatgacgaaAAAGATGATTTCGCAGTAAATGAGAAACAGAGCAGCGCACTAGAAC CGGAGAAAAAGGAACAAAACGTTGCCGAAACAAAGGCTGAGCAGCATCACATACCAATCGATGAAATAGTCTCAAAATTCTTGCTAAGAGATAGCCCCAGCACAACGGACATACATGGGGTGATGACGCCACAACTGGAGTTCCTCAACAGCAGTGGTTCCACGTGCGGAGAGGATGATATCTGCCGACCTGCTCCTTGCAGTGTATGGCCCACGAAGAGTGAGGAGAGTGTCGCCGTGGCCGATCTGAAGTTTGGCGATTTCCAGGAGGATTCCCGAGAGAACGAGACCGAGACCGGTATAGGTTTCATTTGCAGCTCAACTTGGTCCAGCTCGACGGTAACGGAGCCCAGCGAGGATCCACGCGATGAGGTTTCCTCGCAGAGCAGTCAGATATCGGTGCCCAACGCTGCCAGCGCCGCCTCgactaccaccaccaccaccccgaCATTAgccagtagcagcagcaccagcttTAGCACTGACTACGTGGACTGCGCTCCCAAGCAGAGTACGACTACCACGGATATATCGACTACGGCAAGCAGCATCAGCGCTGGGCGCACCTCTAGCAGCACCTCGAGTAGCAAGAAAAGCTCTCCGGTACACAATAGACGCAAAAATTCCGGCTCGCCAAAGCCCAAGGGCGGCGCcaagaaacaacaagaacaggCCCTGCCCCCGGGTTCCCCTTCTATAAGTCCCACGCCCGCAGCGGCGACAGCCACGCCCGCTACCACCGTGAAGTTTATCCGCTACTCCATGGACGAACTACGCAAACTCTGCGAACTTGCCGATTCGCGAAAGGCCCCGCTGGTGCCCTGCCACAAGGGCGACTGCATCTCGCAGCTGTTCGTGCCCCGCCTAATCATTCATCCGCATGCTCACGTGCAGCACCAcaaccaccagcaacagcacgcTTCACAGTATCAGCACATCAACTTCAACGAATCGCTGGACTTTGTGCCGGGCAAGCGGGGACGCGGCCACGGCGGCTCGAATAAGAAGCATCACGACGGCGGCCATCAGCAGatgggctctggctctggctccggtaACATGGGTGGTCCTGGTGCTGGTAGCGGCGGCAGTTCGGGCTCCAATCAACGCCACATGGACATTATACGCGTGCAGCTGTCGCTCAAAGAGGAGATCAAGCTGTCGGAGTGCGAGAATGCCTGGCAGCCGGAGCCGTTGCGTCGCAAGGCTCCAGCCGCAGccagtggtggtggtggtgcctcGGAGGAAGATGGCGACATTGACGGTGTGCTGAAGAAGGTGCGCGGCATTTTGAACAAGCTGACGCCGGATAACTTCGATGTGCTGCTCAAGGAGATGTCCAGCATTAAGATGGATAGCGAGAGCAAGATGACGAAT GTCATGCTGCTGATCTTCGAGAAGACCATCAGTGAGCCGAACTTTGCCCCCACATATGCGCGATTCTGCAAGGTTTTGTTCCATGAGATCAAGGCCGAGAACAAATCGCTCTTCACCTCATCCCTCATCACGCGGATTCAGCACGAGTTTGAGTCGAATGTAAACGACGCCAATGCCAAGACCAAGAAGCTGCAGCCCACCATGGACAAGATGAACCAGAGCACTGATACGGCTCGCAAGGCCGAGCTGCGGGCGGAGATGGAGGACCTGGAGTATCAGTTTCGGCGTCGCGCCTGGGGCACTGTTCGCTTCATTGGGGAGCTCTACAAGCTGCAGTCGCTGACCAGCGACCGTGTGCTGCACTGCGTGGAGTCGCTGCTGGAGCACGGCTGCGAGGAAAAGCTCGAGTACATGTGCAAGCTGCTGACCACCGTGGGCCACCTGCTGGAGAGCACCCTGCCCGACCAGTACCAGCTACGCGATCGCAACGAGAAGATATTCCGCCGCATTCAGGATATCGTGAATCGTTCACGTGCCACGTCGAACCGCCAGCCGCAGTTTAAGATAAGCAGCCGCGTGCGCTTCATGATGCAGGATGTGCTGGACCTGCGCGTGCGCAACTGGGATCAGCCTGTGACGCCGCAGCAGCTGAGCGGCCGTCAGCGCCACAAGCACGATGACTCCAaggatcaacagcagcagcatggggGACGAGTCAGCATGGGCCCACAGAGCGGCGGGCACTatcagcagcaaaagcagcatcAACACGGCGGCGCCCATGGCCACGACAGCGGCAACTACTTTCTGCAAAAGTCGcacaacaaacagcagcaggacaACCAGGCCCTCAGCATCGATCCGAACAAGCTGcgcttcagcagcagcaacgccaacgACGACTCTAGCGCCAAGCTGGGTAACTCGTCGCAATACCAGTGGCGCAGTGTCAGCAATCGTCCGGTGAGCGCCACTCCGTCGAGTGGGCAACCCACCAGCCTTTTAAAGCGCGCGACCTCCGGGGGACAGAACTTCACGTACTCGCcgtatcagcagcagccagcgtCGGCTGGCGCTCCCACACAGCCTGGCAATAGAAACAGCAGCCAGGAACCGTCGCACATCCACGCGACCTTGGATGGGAAACAGTGCCAGGAGATGATTTCCAAGCTGGTGGAGGAGGCCCTCAACGAGCGCAACTGGCAGCCAGAGGTGCTGGGCATGTGGCGGTCGCTTCAGGCGAAGTATCACGCGGCCGTGGTGCACTACTTGCTCATGGACTATCTGCACCGGGCGACAGTGAAGCGGCAGGAGCGGCTGGCCTGTGCCAATGTCTTTGCGTTCCTGATGACCAAGGAGGCCATCGACAAGGCGACGTTTGCTCAGGGTTACGCGAAATTTGCCGAAGACCTGCCCGACCTGTTGGTGGATGTGCCCAACGGCATGGGGTATGTGTTCGAGTTCCTGGGCCCTATCATGCATGCGGGTCGGCTGGAGCTGAAGGATATCTGGCACCGCCGCTGGCAAGAGGACTTCTACGTCACGGAGCGTTTTGTGTTTGCCTTCGTCAACTATTTCGTGCGGGAGTTCGGTGCCGGCTACATACGCAAGCTGTGGCACAGCGAGCTCAAGCTGGATCGAGGCCAAATGTTCTGGGGCGACTGTCGCAAGCATCGCGACTTTGTCAAGTCGAACAAGTTCTACTTCCTGGACTCCAGCCAGGGCCAAACTGGTGGCCAGAGGGTGAAGCTCACGCCGCTGCAGCGCTCCCCGGAGGACCATGTGGGTCGGATCAGGTATCTGCTGGGACAATCTGGCGACATGGCCATTGACTATATAAACACCAATGTCGGCGTCTCCGCCGACTTTGTGAGGGAGCTCACGCGATTCCTCTGCTGTGATTTCGCACTGACTGTGattgcaacaacaaacaacaacaaggccGCCGGcaagagcggcagcagcccaAAACCGCTGCAGCTGAACGCCGAGTGCTTCAGGAGCCGCTGCACGCCCCTGTTGCGTCTGTGCATCGATGCCCAGGAGCCGCTGGAGATCGCCTGCATCGATGCGACAGTTGACTCGCTGCAGGAGCACTTCATGGCCGAGCTGGAGGACGAGATGGCCGCGTACGATACCATCTGTAATGCGTTCAGCGTGCTGTACGACTCCGAGGTGATACCCAAGGAATCCTTCGACAAGTGGTACAAGCTGGAGATCGAACACTCATCCAGTTACCGCAGGCCCTTCATTGACAATTTGCGCGGCTTCATCGGGGATCTATAG